One window from the genome of Desulfuromonas sp. encodes:
- a CDS encoding phosphate starvation-inducible protein PhoH, which yields MKDDLLTKHDTTTEFVAQDQKLANLLFGQQNRHLKLIERYLGVRIGSKGNRLIFEGDQPQVQLAVRLCEELYSLLKEGYPLFPNDIDYASRILSHDSRVNLKDIFLDTVLISARNKVISPKSLAQKTYIDAMRQHDVVFGVGPAGTGKTYLAMAMAVAHLNKKEVSRILLVRPAVEAGEKLGYLPGDIAEKVNPYLRPLHDALFDMLDFDAGQDLINKGIVEVAPLAFMRGRTLNDAFVILDEAQNTTVEQMKMFLTRLGFGSRAVITGDVTQVDLPDGRPSGLVDAVKVLKQVDGISITNFSDQDVVRHPIFQKIVQAYDKSKQGRRT from the coding sequence ATGAAGGATGATTTATTGACAAAACATGATACGACTACAGAGTTCGTTGCTCAGGATCAAAAACTGGCCAATCTGCTCTTCGGTCAACAGAACCGTCATCTCAAGCTGATTGAACGCTATCTCGGAGTCCGGATCGGGTCGAAAGGGAACCGGCTGATTTTCGAAGGCGATCAACCTCAGGTGCAACTCGCTGTCAGGCTTTGCGAGGAGCTCTATTCTCTACTGAAAGAGGGTTATCCCCTTTTCCCGAACGACATTGATTATGCGAGCAGGATTCTGAGTCATGACTCACGGGTCAATCTCAAGGATATATTTTTAGATACGGTTCTGATTTCGGCTCGCAACAAGGTAATATCACCGAAGAGTCTGGCGCAGAAGACTTATATCGATGCGATGCGCCAGCATGATGTCGTATTCGGAGTGGGCCCGGCCGGTACAGGCAAAACTTATCTGGCGATGGCGATGGCGGTGGCGCATTTAAACAAGAAGGAAGTCAGCCGCATCCTGCTTGTCCGCCCGGCGGTTGAAGCAGGGGAAAAACTCGGCTATCTGCCGGGGGATATTGCCGAAAAGGTAAATCCGTACCTGCGGCCGTTGCATGATGCACTGTTCGATATGCTCGATTTTGATGCCGGTCAGGATTTGATTAACAAGGGGATTGTTGAGGTCGCGCCGCTTGCATTCATGCGCGGGCGGACGCTGAATGATGCCTTTGTTATCCTTGATGAAGCACAAAATACGACGGTTGAGCAGATGAAAATGTTTTTGACGAGACTCGGTTTTGGCAGTCGGGCCGTTATAACCGGGGATGTAACCCAGGTTGATCTGCCGGACGGTCGTCCTTCGGGCCTCGTCGATGCCGTAAAGGTGTTGAAGCAGGTAGATGGGATCTCGATCACAAACTTCAGTGATCAGGATGTCGTACGCCACCCGATTTTTCAGAAAATTGTTCAGGCATACGATAAATCAAAACAAGGGAGACGTACCTGA
- a CDS encoding phosphopyruvate hydratase, whose protein sequence is MSEIIDIYAREILDSRGNPTVEVEVYLDSGAMGRAAVPSGASTGEREALELRDGDKSRYLGKGVTKAVENVNEVIAEALIGWEATDQTGIDRKLLELDGTDFKSNLGANALLGVSLACAKAAAEDSGLPLYQYLGGTNAKELPLPMMNIINGGEHADNNVDIQEFMIMPCGADSFKEALRMGAEIFHALKKVLSSKGYNTAVGDEGGFAPDLKSNEEALQVIMEAIKQAGYKPGEEVVLALDVAASELYKDGKYILANEKQSEKSAEEIVEFYTDLVDRYPIISIEDGMAENDWDGWKLMTEKLGKKIQIVGDDLFVTNTKILKEGIDKGIANSILIKVNQIGTLTETLEAIEMAKRAGYTAIASHRSGETEDTTIADLAVATNCGQIKTGSLCRTDRVCKYNQLLRIEDELDEIAVFGGMDVFYNLR, encoded by the coding sequence ATGAGCGAAATCATCGATATCTATGCCCGTGAAATTCTCGATTCACGCGGCAACCCGACCGTAGAAGTTGAAGTTTATCTCGATAGCGGCGCCATGGGCCGGGCCGCTGTACCAAGCGGCGCCTCGACCGGTGAGCGCGAAGCCCTCGAATTGCGTGATGGCGACAAGAGCCGCTATCTCGGCAAAGGCGTCACCAAGGCTGTCGAAAATGTTAATGAGGTGATCGCCGAAGCCCTGATCGGCTGGGAAGCGACCGACCAGACCGGAATCGACCGCAAACTGCTTGAACTCGATGGCACCGACTTCAAGAGCAACCTCGGCGCCAACGCCCTGCTCGGTGTTTCACTTGCCTGTGCCAAAGCTGCTGCCGAAGATTCCGGCCTGCCGCTCTACCAGTATCTCGGCGGCACCAACGCCAAGGAATTACCCCTGCCGATGATGAACATCATCAATGGCGGCGAGCATGCCGACAACAATGTCGACATCCAGGAATTCATGATCATGCCGTGTGGCGCCGACTCCTTCAAGGAAGCTCTGCGCATGGGTGCCGAAATCTTTCATGCGCTTAAAAAAGTGCTGAGTTCGAAAGGATACAACACCGCAGTCGGTGATGAAGGCGGTTTTGCGCCGGATCTCAAGAGCAACGAAGAAGCATTGCAGGTTATTATGGAGGCGATCAAACAGGCCGGCTACAAGCCGGGTGAAGAAGTTGTACTCGCCCTTGATGTTGCAGCATCCGAACTCTACAAGGATGGCAAATATATCCTGGCAAATGAAAAACAGTCAGAAAAATCAGCCGAAGAGATCGTTGAATTCTACACTGACCTGGTTGATCGCTACCCGATCATCTCAATCGAGGATGGCATGGCCGAAAACGACTGGGACGGCTGGAAACTGATGACCGAAAAACTGGGCAAGAAAATCCAGATTGTTGGCGATGACCTTTTTGTCACCAACACCAAAATCCTTAAAGAAGGGATCGACAAGGGCATCGCCAACTCGATCCTGATCAAGGTTAACCAGATCGGCACCCTGACCGAAACCCTCGAAGCAATCGAGATGGCCAAGCGGGCCGGTTACACTGCCATTGCATCACACCGCTCCGGCGAAACCGAAGATACGACCATTGCCGATCTTGCTGTTGCCACCAACTGCGGTCAGATCAAAACCGGTTCCCTCTGTCGAACCGACCGGGTCTGCAAGTACAACCAGTTACTACGGATTGAAGATGAGTTGGATGAGATTGCCGTTTTCGGTGGTATGGATGTTTTCTACAATCTCCGTTAA